From the Sylvia atricapilla isolate bSylAtr1 chromosome 12, bSylAtr1.pri, whole genome shotgun sequence genome, the window AGCGGGGCTGCGGGCGCGCCCAGCCGGCACGAGaagagcctggggctgctgacCACCAAGTTCGTGTCGCTGCTGCAGGAGGCCAAGGACGGCGTGCTCGACCTCAAGCTGGTGCGGGGGCAGCCGGCGGGGGGCGAGGGCTCCGCCGCCCCGGGGGTGGGCTCGGAAGGAGCGGCCGCCGGGAGAGCGGGGCTCCGGCGGGACCGGTCCTCCGGCGGCTGGAGCGGGTTCGAACGGGGACAACGGGGACATGGCAGCGCCCGGTGCAGCAGGTGGTTTAGATTGGATTCCAGGATAAATTTCTTCACGGCAGGAGTGGTCAGGCACTGGTGGAATGGGCTGCCGAGGcagcggtggagtcactgtccccGGTCAAAAGTGGATGTGGTGCATAGAGATACGGTTTAGTGGTTGGGATCCATGATCCTGGAGGACTTTTCCGACCGTACGGATCCTGTTTCTAGGTGCTCGGAAAGCGGGGTCCCTGGGGGTGCCGCAGAGCTGCCGGCCGTGCACAGAGGGCTCTGCACTGGCCGCCCTCAcaccccctcctcctcctccttcccagcccttctCCCCGTCCCATCGGGTTGTCCCAGGCACTCTTCTTTCCCCAGGACCTCGCCAGGTGTTTGTGTGCTTCAGTTGCAGACCCATTTGACCACTTCGCTCTCTTTCGTGTTCTTCCCCTGCGCTTGATCACTGGCACCATAACGATCCGGCCCTGCAAAGGCTCAGACAAATACAGAAACACATACCTATAGGAACTGTCCATACAGCATGTAACGCTCCCGGCACACACCAGGAGGGGGAGTGTGGTCAGAGTCACCTGCCACAGGTTGTCCCCGACGCCTTTAGGCTGTGAAGTGCTCTGTGAATGCATCttgcttctgtatttttaagatcTTCACCTAGAGGAAGTAACACTGTGCCATGTACAGTATTTAatctctggcttttcctgtggGGGAAGTTCCTTTGCTGTGGTTTATATAAGCATCTCTTATGTGGGCACGTGTGTGAGACAGACAAGTGCCCCAGTAATGCAGGGTTGGGGAAGTTTCCTGGCTCCATGCCTGTGCCAAATAGTTTTCTCTTCGGATTTGACAATATCTTTCTGCTTCAAATGTCCATTAAGTAGATTCATGTTGTTCAGTGTGATTTGTGTAGTTGTGTGGTGTAAGGTCTCCAGAGTCCTGGCTTGTCACTGGTGAGTGACACGATTCCTGTGCTGACCTGCTCTGTCTGCGGTGCCACAGTGCCACTGTTGGTCCTGGCTGTGCACACATTAACTCTGGCTGGTGCTAGGTTGCCGTGTGGTAGTGGAAACTGTGCCATTCCTTCAGTCCTGAAACCTGAGGGGGAAAGGGTCGTGTGAGCAAGGCAGGGAAGTCCCAAAGTTGCTCATATTTACTCTCCACCCAAAATCATGTCTTTCAAACAGAGGAATCTCTTGAAAAGATACTGATTTTTTGTCAGATGGCATCAGATCAGCTTTAGAAAAGACattgagaattttgatttcACTGAAGTGTTTGTTACCCAGACAGCTCTCAGCATTCCCCTTCCCATCTCGATCTCTACCCTGAGGGACCACTGAATTTTTAGGCTGCTGAACTACTGTTTTTTAGCACTGCTTTGCTACTAGAGAATGGTGATTTTTGGATCCATTGCGAGCAGGATTGGTGGAATTTGGTTTGTGTTCAGTTGGGGAGGCTGTGgggtaagaaaaaaagaagaatgtgtGACTTCTTCTGATGGTCATATGAGATCAAGATCATGGCTGTGTAACTTGAAGCGCTGGAACAGGAGAGGTTTGAAATAAGGAGCAAAGTACTTGGCCAGGAGCTAATCTGATGGGTAGGAAGGAGCTAAACATGACTGAGAGTTTGGAATTAAGTTTCTTAACCTTTTTCAGGCTGCAGATACCTTGGCTGTGCGACAGAAGCGACGGATCTACGATATCACAAATGTCCTGGAAGGCATCGGGTTGATTGAGAAGAAGTCCAAGAACAGTATCCAGTGGAAGTGAGTGGCAGAGATGGTCTAAATCGTTCACAGGTCCCTTCTAGTGCAGGTTTAAGTGACAGTGGAATTAAAATGCCCTGTGCAGAGGGAGGTTCCTTAGTGGTCCATAGCCTTGcctcccccagggctgtgctgatggCACCATGAGGAAGGCTGAAGTATGTATGGTGTCTCTCTTACAGCAAAGGTGTTATTTTGGTacaaagtaaatatttgcaCTGCCTTGGGCTAGAAAAGGTGCCTGTCATGGCACTGGAGGTAGGGAAGAGTCCTGCTAGGCTGTGGGAAGTCAAAAGATGTACCAAAcattgctgtgctgggaggtggGAGTCTAGAGCAGGTACAGACATAGATTTCCAGGCAGTCTGACACTGATGTTTGACACAGGTGGGATAAGAGGCTGGTAAAGAGGTTGGTCTGTGTGCTTCCAGAGGCTGATACATCTCACCCATTTTTGCTTTATCCAGGGGTGTGGGTCCTGGCTGCAACACACGTGAAATAGCCCACAAACTGATCGAGCTGAAGGCAGACATTGAGGACCTGGAGCAGCgggaacaggagctggagcagcagaagatGTGGGTTCAGCAGAGCATCAAAAATGTTACAGAAGACATGCAGAACAGTCGATATCCTTTGTGTGAAGTGATGGCTCTGTCTCTGTGTTCActtgctgggctggggagcagagacCTGAGGGCTTGGGGGGTGCTTGACCCACTGCTGCGAGAGAAGCTGCACTGAAAGGGTCAAAAGGCAGCACTTCGGTTTGAAATTAGGGTAACTGCCCAGCCTGGAGACCTGCTTTTGTCTGcatccatctcctcctctgGCTTTGGAAGTAAAAAACAGTAATATTTACCACAGTGAGAAAAGTGCTTCTTTCTGAGTCACAGGTGCCACTTTCTtgagtgcagagcagctcttgtGGCTTGACTATCTCAGGATCTCAGCTCTGATGGGCATGGAGCTTGCAGACCTCACCTGCAGACCACTTTAGAGTGTGGCATGGAGAGCCTTCTGGGAATGGTGTTCTTTGTGCtcagaaaggaaacaacagGTGCCCTTTgagctctgtgtctgtgcaggaaGCTGCAGCCTTTGTCCTTAACCTTGGGAACATTAGCATATGTAACACATGAAGATATCTGCAAGTGCTTCACAGGTGAGGAAATGGTGCTCCATTGTAAAGATGTGATGCTGCAGGCTTGTCAGtctgtcccagctgctctcctttctccaaGAAAGAGTGGGCAGCACACAATGGGCAGCCCAACAACATCAAGTGAAATGTAATGTTAGCTCTGATGCGGTCCTGGGTTTGTGTACAGAGTTGTAGCTTTCTTGTCTCCATTAGAAGAGACAGGCCATATCTTTTACTTGTGCTTAAAGGAATAGAGATGCTGCTTCTAAGGAGAAGCCCTTAATTTTAAGGGCTTGGGTGGGCAACGTTCTAATGACAGGAAACAAATTTTATTGCACAATAGAAACCATGGTGGTAAACAGGGAAATAGTATTAAAGGTGGTCCCTCAGCTACATCATTTCCCCTGCCAACAAAAAGACAGTGAAGGACAGAAGGGAATTCACCACTTTCTCTGCCCTTCATTCCTAAAGTTGGAGGGGGCCTGTATCAAGTTTTATGTCCTGTCTCTGGGCAAAAGTGAAGAAAGCCCACAGGagtctttgtttcttctgttgcCAATTCTAATGGTAGATGTAAGACCAGATTAATGCCTGGTGGCCAGCATGCAGTGGGCCAGCCTCAGTACATGAACTGCTCTTCTCACCCAGCTGTGGTGCTGTGGAGTCATGgctcttttctgcttcagtggGTGCCTGGCCTCTCCTGACCTGGCAGCCTGCATCTGCTTGGTTGCTGCAGAGATTTAAGCTGTTTATCCTGGCTGTCTCCAGCCAAGCATAATCTCACCTGTGTCTGGTCTCCTCATCTCCTCCAAGCATATTTCTCACACTGCACTTCATCAGCTCCTCTGTTTACTGTCGCTGCCTTTGTGCTTTCCTTGTTCACCAAGTTCCTGCTGCTGTAACAGCTGCATCACCACCCCCTTGgctttgctgtttcttctggTTGAAGCTGCACTTTTTGGGGGCAGGGATTGTGTTTTCAGTTTGACAGTGCTGGGGGCCAGATCACTTGTAAGAGTCTGGAAGAGTTTACTGGAGACCAGCAGACAGCTCATTGCTTGGCTGGTTGAGTGTTTTGCATTTCATTGCACCTGGTTTTTGTAAACCGGTTTGTGTCTGAGGTCAGACCTCACCAAAACATGCAGAGATTAGATCTTACTGAGGGTAGGTGTCAGATCCCTCTAGAATGGAGGCTTCATCCGTGGTTTTCCATTGCCTGTCCAGTTTTCCTGTATGAGTATGCCTTACATGACTCTTTCCTCTCCTGAACACCTGAGCCTTACAGAGGTTCTTTGGTGGACCTCTTGTGTTGTCAAACTGTGGTGCAGGCTGAATTTCAGctcctgtttttttctgctattgAACTTTCTTGCTCCAAGATTTCCACTCTTGGGCTCTTATCAAATAgggattaattaaaaaaataaaaaagagaagtaagAATATATCAGTTTTTAGTGACTGGGAAACATAGTTTCCCCATCTGTTGCTGTGATGCGTTTTGCACTTGCAGATTCAAAAAGGAAGTGGAAACCTACTGGGTGCTGTTTTGTACAAGTATTTGGGACATATTTATCAAAGGAGATACAAACCCAGCACCTGTCTTTGAAACTAACGGGTCTTACAGCTTCAGCTGGTGGCTTTGAGCTTTGTTATGCATTTTCAAtgtcttttacatttttcttaacCGTAGATTAGTTAAACAAGTCACATCCAATTGACAAATCCCATGCCATTTTTAATCCCTTTACCTTTTGCTGATGTGACTTTTGATCGCCTGCCTGAAATTAAGGGAAGTGCTTTTCTGCTGTCCACTATCTCTCATCACTCTGGGGATCTTCTGTGTTAATTACCAAGTAAAGCTTAATCATAATACTGGGGAATCGTGGATATTAACCACACTAAAGCTTAAACATTCAAAGTGAAAGCTGCTTGATCTAAATATGTCAGATATTCACAGCTCTGTTATTTCTCTGTTCATGTTTCTCTAAACCCAGATAcgggctgggagctgcttgCCTGTGATTGTTGAGTTATTAGGGTGCAGGTCTTAAGGAGCTGCAGAACTTGGAAAGGAAGGATGCTGTCAGCCTGGCTTCCAGCCCCACATGTGCTAGGCTCTGTGGTCCAGTACAACTAAGGTAGCTGTGGCTGGTAGAGACAGGGGAGTGTTGGTTTCAGGTTGGGACACCATCCTGAGGTTGGCAGCCTGGCTCTGAGCCTGGTTCAACCCCATCTGtctgctggcagtgcagctCTTTTGTTTCTAATTCACATCTAAAAGCTTGTGACTGCAGAATGAAGGATACTTCCCTTAGGATTCAGATGTTCTTAGGAGTGAATTTAAGCCAGTTCTTCCGAGGAAAAGAGAGATTAGTCTTTATAAGACACTGCTGAAAAACTTCTGGGTTGCACTGGGAGAAGCCTTGCAGGTTCTTTGTGCCCTGGGCCGTTGGCACATTAGGAACTATATGATGTGCTTGGGGTGTAGATGTCTTCCCTCTAAGGAGGACTGCCAGAAGAGGGGGGCCTTGAGGAGGGGCTCTTCATCAGTGCTTAATTAACATCACAACAGCTTGTGCCCAGGAGCCCTGACTAGTTCTGTTTTCACAGGAGACACCCTCCTCGTGATTCGAGCCCCATCCGGCACACGTTTGGAGGTTCCTGTCCCTGAGGTGAGTGATAAATTCATGGGCAGAGTAcaggggctctgtgtgtgtgtgtgcatgtacaTGTATGTTTTGCCTGTGGAAAACTGATGTGCTATTTGAAAACGGTTTTAATGTAtatctttgttttgcttttgatatttttcaggGCCTAAATGGGCAGAAGAAATTTCAGATCCACCTGAAGAGCACAAGTGGTCCCATTGATGTTCTCCTAGTAAACAAAGATACTTGGAGCTCTCCTCCTGTCGTACTCCCTGTCCCTCCCCCTGAAGACCTCATTCAGTGCCAGGCAGCTGCACCCTCAAAACCACAAATCCCACCACTTGCCCACTTCCAGGAGGCTTCTGttcccagcagcacccagccctcTACACCAACACCTACCAGCACTCAGGACCATGGCCCTCccacacagaaaaatgcaggcaCAGGTGAGAGGGAGCTACAGGACTCAGAAATGGGCTGGTGGCTGGTAGAGGAGGGTACATTCCTTGGCCCAGTttgggctggcactgccagatGCACAGCATTGAGAGCTCCTGGCAAAGGGGCAtcactgcctttgctgctgctgcccttcctttGGCCTTGGCTAGTGCAACTGGTTGTGCTCAGGGAGATCAGGCACTTGGCTTCAGTGGGTAGTGCCAGCCTGTAGGAGCAGCCGTAGGGGAGAAGCTGGTCATGCAGGTTCATTCATCAGCAGGAAGTATGTCCAACTGTGGACttggaggaaagcaggaaagcttctccctgtgcagctgcctggccagcactgccagtgaGGGCTgagtctgtgctgcagctgccttggggctggtgggagatgaCATTCCTGGGTGTGTCTGTGGCTGTTCCCAGAGTGCGATGTCCCGGCGGCAGAGTCCAAGGGCAGTGGTGACTTCGAGGGCCAGCCAGGGGCGTTGGACACGCAGCTGCTGCAGTCCTCAGCCTCGCtggacagcagctctgtcctgcccagcaCCTCTACCTCCTTTGAGCCCATCAAGCCCGACCCCACAGGAGGTGAGTATGCGGCTTGTTTATTGTGTTGCtccaaaatcctgctgctgggagtgaaggaaaggctgctgggcctggaggaaggagctgaaCTCCATTCTGCCTTTGCTGTCAGCCAGGGTCTGCAAAGGATGAGTAGGCATTTCCCTGTGAGGCTGCCAGGAAATATGGTGACAAGGTGACTGTGTCTTGTCTGgtgtcctgctgctttctgtgagaTCAGTACTAGGAAATCTGCAAGGGACACCTGCACGACACACGTCTCTGCTGTTACGTGTAGGATTATTCCCTTTCAATCCTTTTCGTAGAGTAAGGCCCTATTTTTGAGACTGCATGAAGCTATAGAATTTTCAGCCACCACTGAGAGCACCTTTGTAGCTTGGAGAGTTTTCTGTATTAGGAGAACTCTtgtctcccttttcctcctttgctcAGGAATACTTCATCCGTCTTTAGTGGTTTTGTGTTCTTAGTGACCTTGCTGTATATTTGGGAAGCTCCTtgatgtgctttaaaaaaaggaacccTGGAGCTTTATGCCAGGAAATGGCAGGCTGGcccaaggagagaaaagcatCTTCTAGGTAAGCCACAGTGCTGGAATGTTTTGAAGCCCAACTTCCTGCAGAAACACTCGAGGTTAGGTTATGGCTAGAAGAAGAAATCTTACTCAAGTGCAGCTCTCAAAGTgcttttttcacttctgctgctgGCGTGTCTCAGAGAAGCATGAGCTGTCTGTCTGCAGTCATCTTGGTTGTGGAATTAGGCCTTGCATGTCCACATATCTTATCACTGTGTCTCTCCAAAGGCATGTCCTCATCTTACACAAGGTAATCAAGGCAGTGTACTGGGTGAGGTTTGCAGACACAGCTGCTGACTGTGATAACATGTTCATGTCCCAGGGCTCctacaaatttattttaaggtaGTGGAACTCAAGTGTTTTGTTGCTTGTCATTGCAGCAGAAATATCTGACATGGAGTGTGGGAACAGAATTCCTGGATGATTTGGGTGTGTAAGGAGCACAGTAGGTTTGTGGGTGATTCTGCTGTAAAGCATTTCAGACTCTTCATGTAATGATCCAAACCATCTGGTTTGTTGTATTTGCAGTACTGGAACTTCCCAAAGAGCTGTCAGAGATGTTTGATCCAATGAGAGGTACGTTCATTCCCTGACCACAGCTTTTTTCTGTGCCATCTATCCACAGAAAAGGGACAATTTGATTCACTCCCCTTTTGGATTATTTTGTGGATGTGGTTTTGTAAGGTGCTTGTGGTCATTGGTGGCTGCTGGCCCTCTACTAAAGAGTAGTTAGGCAATCTTAAAATCGCTGGtttctgtatgtatttttctgtctccGTGTTTCCAGCAACCTCTGTTAGATCTTGCCTGCAGTGCACAAGCAAGGGCTTTCCTGTCCCAGTGCCGACTGTGTTCAGCCTTCCCATGCTCCTCCTTCAGCTTGTCAGcagtacagaaaagaaaaatctctgctaAGTCTTGTTTCAGCTTTAGCTGCCCAAAGCTAATCCAAGGAAATAATCTGGGGAGGTAGTGCTCTctcagtggtggtggtggaggagCTGGTAATTTTGGAGCGGTAGGGGAAGGAGATGCTATTACCTGTGTTTGGAGTTCTGTGGGTTGCTACCTAATGGTGGGACAGACCCTGGGTTAAGGGCAGAAGAGGTGAAGGAATTTGGTCTGACATAAACCTCAGCTGGGAAGCTTTTTATCAGTACATTTATTTGTCTTCACTGCTGGCAGAATACTTTGTAgccccacagccaggcagggccAAGTACACCTAAGCACTTCAGTGGTGGTCACAAGAGATGTACAACAGCTGTCCCTAGTTCTGTGCTCTAGCAGATGCTTTGTGAAGGATGATGCTTTGGGTAAAAGTCCCCACAGACCCAAACACAGACACGTGTGAGTCTACAATCTGTGTGCTCTTAGCCCTGTGCTCCACAGTCAGCTTGGAGAACGTCCTTCCTCCttgcccagcacctctgctgcagaTAGTGAATGAAGTCTTGATGATGTCTAAGTACCTGAAGAGTAAGTTTGAGTTCACAATGTGAGATATAAACTGCTGCAAAGCCCCAGCTGTGTAGAAAATCTAACTTACCCAAAGTAACTCTGCTGTGTCACTATGTGGATGCTATTGTAAAGGAGATGTTTGCTGTCTACGGTAAAGTATGTGGGTTTATGGAGCATTCTTCCCAGTTGGGAGGGGGAAGGTAAAAACTCCAGGAGCAAAGGATAAAACGAGTCAACAGCTATAGAGGCAAAACTCAGGACTGGaagagagcagcactgcagagctcagaggaaTGGTCATTGCAGCACACTCTGTGCAGCCTCTCTCATCCCTGTGTGATCCCAGTAATGTTGCCCTGCCACTGGCAGCTGCTTTAAGGCTGTGCAGTCTAAGCCACAGGAGCTCGAGTTCTCCCATAGTGTTTTGTGCTGGAATTACTTTTACTATGTGGTTTTATCTCTTTTAAACACAAGCTTATTTCACTGCCTGCTGCACATGCTGTGTGTTTGCCACAGAAGGGATAACAAGGGTGGGGAAAGTGGGGAGCTACTCAGGAGCAGACCAGGAGAGCAGACTGTTTTGCTACCATGCTTGTCTCTTCCCCAGAATGTGTGAactctgagctgctggaagagctgatGTCATCTGAAGGTGAGTCTCAGTCTCCTGTCATGGTGTGCCTTTACTGGGGGGAGACCACGCTGTGTAACTTTACCCAGCTGGCAGCCTTGTGTCTGCAGACTTGCCCTCATCTTTTCTGGGCTCTGGACAGACTCAGTTCTTGCTGTCCTGCCAGTCCAAGAGAGGTGTGAGAGCCAGGGGTCTCTTTAGTTCTGTGAGGCTGACTGAAGCAACGTCAAAGACTATTCCTGtgaggtggctgtgctgctcattGCCATTGGCAGCCCTCAGCTGGGGTGGGAGTGCTGAGTTTTGTAACCAACAAAACTTTCTCTTTCCCCAGTGTTTGCTCCCTTGCTCCGCCTCTCCCCTCCACCTGGAGATCACGACTACATCTATAACCTGGATGAGAGTGAAGGTGTCTGTGACCTCTTTGACGTGCCTGTCCTCAACCTCTGACTTCTCAGTGTGGCTGTGAGCCCCGCAAACACGGACTGTTTTGTAACTCTTTGGAAAGTGTCTATTTTTGGATTCCTTTTGTGCTAGAGCTCGATGACCGAGTAATTCTGAGATGCTCTCAAATGGACTCAGAGCCAAGAGATGTGGACTTGCAGGCTGGGAGCCTCCCCGTAGTTTGCTTCTTCCTCTGGTGCACGTGCAAGACACACATGCAGCTTTCCCCCCGCATCTCTCCACTGGATCCTGGGCCTCATTTCAAAGGGTCTGTGTTTTGAGTGTTCCCAGTTCACCTGCAGAGTTTGCCCACGTGCCTCTCTGAGCTTCCTCCAATCTGCATGCCTTGGTTTTTCCTGCACTCCCAGAGGCACTTTGCACCTCCTAGGTACCAGCTGCTACAAGGAGCCCCAATACCATGGTCAGTTCACAAGCCCAGAGGTTGTTAGTTAGATTTCTTTGTGTTAGTGGTTCGGTTTGGGgtagttttatttctgaaaggcatcaagaggaaaaaaaaaatggcaccAAAGTGTCTATTTCTTTCAGTGACTTCAGACCAAGCTAGTATGTTTtacaaaaagcactttttttttagcCATCTGTGCCTCCTAGTGGGATTCAGGAGCTGAGCGCTCTTTGTAGGACCCAGGAGCATTGAGCCTTTCTCTGTTGGTGCATCAGCAGGAGTGTTGGATCTGCTTTCACCAGTCTGCTAATGCACAACCCCAGGGGCTCCAGCTCCTTgtccagcagctgtgctgtttcTACAGGGCTAAAGCAGAGGTGCCagtatggttttgtttttaatttttggttttgcctgACTGAAGAGATGTTTGCAAGGATAAGACTGCTCCAGCTGGTGCCTGTAAGGTACTCCAGGGACATCAGAGCCTGTGCATATTTGCAAATagctttttccagttttttccAACTATTGCACTTGAACCTGCAACTATCTGAAAGGTGACCAAGCAGTTACAATTCagtaatattttgctttgacaGGTTATGTAGGTGTTGTCAAAATAGTGAgctttttttacccttttttctCTCAGGATCAGGTTTTCTGTATATTTGAATTTGCTCCCTTAGTGCCCTTACCCACACTCCCAGTTCCTGATTCTGTGGCATGTCTTTACCTACTGCAGTGCTTTCTCTGCATCATTTTTCTGCGAGATTTTCTTCATTGCTTTGTAATGGAAGGTCTGCCATTGAGTTCTTTAGGATTATCAGCTGGTACTAGGCTGGGACCTTGTGCAGTTTAGTTGGAGTAAAAATGTGTTGATGGATTTGTATTGTATTTTGCAAGCCCCAACTTCGGGTTTTGGTCAGATCCTGTGAGTGTCTTTAGTTTTGCACATCTTCCTGCCACCGCAGTGGAAGCAGCTGTCCTGCCTTTCCTTGCTGAACAGAGAGCCAGGCCAGGCCAtggctggctgctgcagagagggagCTTCCAGCCATCCACTTAAACAGCTGATGTTTAATTTCTCTGCGTAGCTGCTCACTGCCTGTGACCCACACAACCTGCTACAGCACCAGCACTAAGGGATGTAAAGTACGAAGAGCCTGCAGAGGCGAGAAGAGTATGTGCTTGGGACCTGCGTCCCTGGAGTGGCTGCTCAGGCCCTCTCATTCTGCATGGGACTTCTCTGCAAAGACTCTTCATTTCTGCAGTAGCAAAGCACTGGCAGCCTCTTTGGGAAAAGCGTGAAGAACTCGGGAGGAGCGATGGGACACTAGTttggcagcaggcagctgttGACAGCTGAGGTGTGAGACCCCTCTGGGGCATGAACTTCCAGCCTGCATGCAGCCAGTCCCTGaaccttccctcctcctcatgGAAGCTGACGGGAATCCCTCGGTCCTGCCTGTTAACAAGCCTCCGTGGCTTTGGTGTAGCTCGAGCTCTTCATGTACTGCCTGGCCCTTGCCCTCCTTCCCGGTGTTCATGTCCGCAACCAGTTAGACGACCTCCCGAAAAGGATACCTAGAGAAAAATTTACAGTTGCAAATGAACTTTTGATTCATatataaagattatttttatacttttttttttttcttttcaaggaaagaaaattgccTGTCATATTTGTAACAGAGTGTTCTCTGACgtgaataaacaaaaaactttCCAGAGTTTCTCACCttgccccagcctgtgcctccTCTCTGCC encodes:
- the E2F4 gene encoding transcription factor E2F4 isoform X2, with amino-acid sequence MRGPGAGGGQMAECGAQPPGGGSGAAGAPSRHEKSLGLLTTKFVSLLQEAKDGVLDLKLAADTLAVRQKRRIYDITNVLEGIGLIEKKSKNSIQWKGVGPGCNTREIAHKLIELKADIEDLEQREQELEQQKMWVQQSIKNVTEDMQNSRLAYVTHEDICKCFTGDTLLVIRAPSGTRLEVPVPEGLNGQKKFQIHLKSTSGPIDVLLVNKDTWSSPPVVLPVPPPEDLIQCQAAAPSKPQIPPLAHFQEASVPSSTQPSTPTPTSTQDHGPPTQKNAGTECDVPAAESKGSGDFEGQPGALDTQLLQSSASLDSSSVLPSTSTSFEPIKPDPTGECVNSELLEELMSSEVFAPLLRLSPPPGDHDYIYNLDESEGVCDLFDVPVLNL
- the E2F4 gene encoding transcription factor E2F4 isoform X1, whose protein sequence is MRGPGAGGGQMAECGAQPPGGGSGAAGAPSRHEKSLGLLTTKFVSLLQEAKDGVLDLKLAADTLAVRQKRRIYDITNVLEGIGLIEKKSKNSIQWKGVGPGCNTREIAHKLIELKADIEDLEQREQELEQQKMWVQQSIKNVTEDMQNSRLAYVTHEDICKCFTGDTLLVIRAPSGTRLEVPVPEGLNGQKKFQIHLKSTSGPIDVLLVNKDTWSSPPVVLPVPPPEDLIQCQAAAPSKPQIPPLAHFQEASVPSSTQPSTPTPTSTQDHGPPTQKNAGTECDVPAAESKGSGDFEGQPGALDTQLLQSSASLDSSSVLPSTSTSFEPIKPDPTGVLELPKELSEMFDPMRECVNSELLEELMSSEVFAPLLRLSPPPGDHDYIYNLDESEGVCDLFDVPVLNL